DNA sequence from the Leptospiraceae bacterium genome:
TATCATAAACTCCGTAAAAGTTCTTATATGTAGAACCTACTTCTGAACGATTCACTCCTCCCGGTCTCGAATACCACTTTAATATTCTTGCGGAATAATCTTTTTTATAACTGGCATCTCTTTGTGTTTCATCGGCTAAAGCTACAAATTCCCATTCGGCTGTAGAAGGAAGTCTTTTTCCCTTCCAATGACAATAGGCTCTTGCTGCAAACCATGACACATTGACTACGGCTGCATTGTGTATGGATTTATCGGGAGTATTTCCTTTCCAATGAGAAAGGTAAGCTTTCTCTACAAAAATGGATTTCGCATTTTCTAAAGACCATTTTGATTCTTCTTTTATAAAATTCATATATTCTAAATTACTTACAGGATATTTATCAATGTAGAAACTTTCGACGATTACCTGTTCTCTTTTTGATTTATCAAAAAAAAGAGGTTTAAACTTACCTCCTTTGATAAAAATCATACCTTCTGTCGGAGATTTAGCGGGCAAGCGGACATCCGACAGAAGATATAATAGAATATATAGAAATCTTTGTATTTTCATTTAAATGGTTTATTTTCTAAGTGCTTTCACTTCCTCCGGTTTTACCGCTTCTCCTTTATTTCCCCAGGAATTACGGATATAAGTTAATACGTTTGCAATATCGTTATCATTTAATCTTTGTGCCGGCATTACTCCATTATACTTTTCTCCATTTACAGCTATTTCACCGTTTAATCCATTTAAGATTACCTGAATGGAACGTTTCTTGTCTTTCATTAAGAAATCAGATTTGGCGAGAGGGGGAAATGAACCCTTGATACCATTTCCATCTGATTGATGACAGGCCATACAGTTTTGTGTAAATACCCTTTTTCCATCTGTTAACTGCTCTTCAAAAGTGAAGACTTTAGTAGTTTTCTCCACCTTATCTTCAAGAGATTGGTTAGCTGCACCTTCAGGAAGATATACCTGGTCTTCTGTTTTACCTGAATAAACCTGCTTGTCATCGGGTCCTTCTACTTTTAACATACCGAGGGCACCTTTATTAAAGGTACGGAAAATTGAATGATCTACAATGATAAAAGTTCCCGGAACCTGAAGTTTAAAATCAACAATCGTAGAACCTCCTGCTGGAACTATAGTGGTTTGTACGTTTTTATTTATAGTATCACCACCTTCCGGATAGACCGTATCAAAGATTTCTCCAATCACATGAAACGATGATACTAAATTCGGCCCACCGTTTCCGACATATAACCTTACGTTATCCCCCACTTTAGCTGTGATAGCATTATCACCGGCAAGTGCACCTACCGCTCCATTAAAAACTACGTATTCAGGTTGTTCGTGAAAAGCTTTATCCATATCAAAAGGTTGTCTACCGGTTTCACCATGTTTACCTTTGGTATAAAACTCACCCTGCATTACATAGTATTCTTTATCTACTTTAGGTAAGCCTCCTTTAGGTTCTACTAATATAAGACCATACATTCCATTTGCTATATGCATACCCACCGGTGCAGTTGCACAATGATATACATACAAACCCGGATTTAGAACTTGAAAAGAAAATTTGGATGAGTGACCGGGTGAAGTAAAAGAAGAGGCAGCTCCTCCTCCCGGGCCGGTTACCGCATGGAGGTCGATGTTATGCGGCATCTTACTATCAGGATGATTACTCAACTTAAAGTCAACAATATCTCCCTCTCGTACCCTGATGAATGGCCCCGGAACTTTACCACCATAAGTTCAGAATGTATACTCCACTCCATCTGCCAGTTTCATAACTTTTTCCACCGTCTCGATTTCCACTTTAACACGGGCCGGACCGCTTCTGGTAATCGGAGGCGGCACTTCCGGAGCAAATGTTAATTTGGCGGTTTCTTCTGTTAGCTGTCCCTTGCAGTTCAATAGCTGTGCTACTAAGAAAAGACTTAGTACTGAATTGAGAACTATATATTTTTTAGTCATACTGAATCATAGGCTATTCATAGATTTTAAATTTTTTCATTGATAAAAATCAATAAATGGATACTTTATGTGACTTTTAAAAAAAAGATGCAGAAAAACAGAACGGGCTTTTACCCTTACAGCGTGTCTTAAAATAAGCTTATATGCTAAAGAAAAGCAAGCTGCAAGAGCCTGGAGCATCATTTTCAGAC
Encoded proteins:
- a CDS encoding formylglycine-generating enzyme family protein — its product is MIFIKGGKFKPLFFDKSKREQVIVESFYIDKYPVSNLEYMNFIKEESKWSLENAKSIFVEKAYLSHWKGNTPDKSIHNAAVVNVSWFAARAYCHWKGKRLPSTAEWEFVALADETQRDASYKKDYSARILKWYSRPGGVNRSEVGSTYKNFYGVYDMHGLIWEWVEDFSTAMVTGDSRGDSSLDKGLFCGSGSLGASNFNDYAAFMRYGFRSSLDAKYTVNNLGFRCAYNN